A stretch of Treponema vincentii F0403 DNA encodes these proteins:
- the ptsP gene encoding phosphoenolpyruvate--protein phosphotransferase gives MKKFTGLSVCDGLVACRLVCIPETIEQATPVYTITAQNIKTEQERLHTAVQTAQDELRQALAEYQEADTHTKSPEQAILETHQTMLADEEFMHGIYTEIETSLTNAEAVLKRKLDEVTSMLTASGDSYLCERAVDIQDAYEPVFSYLNPQHKQAPSRFVGVQPDSLLAARVFKPSEALEIKKLAPCGIIMEEGGATSHIAIMARAWNIPTLIAVHGLMDSAKSGMYAMLDATNGTLTLEPNAETIARIKSTSSEQIEVTEEERDYAQVYTQDGIPIHLSANIVLTEEAALPAVQNAAGIGLFRSEFLFLGTQDIPDEEHQYTAYRTVLERMGSKPVVIRTFDAGADKMLKEQENLLERNALLGWRGIRYCLDRPEIFKHQLRALLRAGCIGNLHILIPMISCKKEITAVRNLIKEIEQECEQNRIPYKKDIPIGIMIEVPSAAIAADLYAPAVDFFSIGTNDLIQYTMAADRENQTIAHLADCFQPAVLRLIRHVIETEPLLHRTGDLRGGFVSMCGEMASDTEAVPLLLGMGLRRFSMAAQKIPEITQRIESIRISDAEALCKAVSLLGTAEEIRRETMKRFPL, from the coding sequence ATGAAAAAGTTTACCGGTTTATCTGTCTGCGACGGTTTAGTAGCCTGTCGGCTTGTATGTATTCCTGAAACAATAGAACAGGCAACACCCGTTTATACAATTACCGCACAAAATATTAAAACTGAACAGGAACGACTGCACACCGCCGTACAAACGGCTCAAGATGAGTTACGACAAGCGCTTGCCGAATATCAGGAAGCGGATACCCACACGAAATCTCCCGAACAGGCTATTTTGGAAACCCATCAAACAATGCTCGCCGACGAAGAGTTTATGCACGGCATTTATACGGAAATAGAAACATCGCTGACGAATGCCGAAGCGGTACTCAAACGGAAATTGGATGAAGTTACGTCTATGCTGACTGCTTCGGGAGACAGCTACCTTTGCGAGCGGGCTGTTGATATTCAGGATGCCTACGAACCGGTGTTTTCTTATTTAAATCCGCAGCATAAGCAGGCTCCTTCCCGGTTTGTCGGCGTACAGCCTGACTCTCTGCTTGCGGCACGGGTGTTTAAACCATCCGAAGCGCTCGAAATAAAAAAACTTGCGCCCTGCGGGATTATTATGGAAGAAGGGGGCGCAACCAGTCATATTGCGATTATGGCACGAGCGTGGAATATTCCGACACTGATTGCAGTTCATGGGCTTATGGATTCGGCAAAAAGCGGAATGTATGCCATGCTGGATGCTACGAATGGAACGCTGACTTTGGAACCCAATGCAGAAACTATCGCACGAATAAAATCCACAAGTAGTGAACAGATTGAGGTAACCGAAGAAGAACGAGATTATGCGCAGGTTTATACACAAGACGGTATTCCCATTCATTTGAGTGCAAACATTGTTCTTACGGAAGAAGCTGCGCTGCCGGCCGTGCAAAACGCCGCCGGAATCGGGCTCTTTCGGTCTGAGTTCTTGTTTTTAGGAACCCAAGATATTCCCGATGAAGAACATCAGTACACAGCGTACCGTACGGTGTTGGAACGGATGGGATCAAAGCCGGTGGTAATCCGTACCTTTGATGCCGGTGCCGATAAAATGCTGAAAGAGCAGGAAAATCTTCTGGAGCGAAATGCACTCCTCGGCTGGCGGGGAATCCGGTATTGCTTGGATCGTCCCGAAATTTTTAAGCATCAGCTGCGGGCACTGTTGCGGGCAGGTTGTATCGGCAATCTGCATATACTCATTCCGATGATCTCCTGTAAAAAAGAAATCACCGCCGTGCGGAATTTAATCAAAGAGATTGAGCAAGAGTGTGAACAAAATCGAATACCGTATAAGAAAGATATTCCGATTGGCATTATGATCGAAGTGCCTTCCGCCGCAATCGCTGCCGACCTCTATGCACCGGCGGTGGACTTTTTCTCTATCGGCACCAATGATCTTATTCAATACACAATGGCAGCGGATCGAGAAAACCAAACCATCGCACATTTAGCCGACTGTTTTCAGCCCGCAGTGCTGCGGCTTATCCGGCACGTTATTGAGACGGAGCCGCTCCTGCACCGCACCGGCGATTTGCGCGGCGGATTCGTGTCTATGTGTGGGGAGATGGCTTCCGATACGGAGGCTGTTCCGCTCTTACTTGGGATGGGCTTGCGGCGGTTCAGCATGGCAGCGCAAAAAATCCCTGAGATTACGCAGCGGATCGAATCTATCCGGATCTCCGATGCAGAGGCTCTCTGTAAAGCCGTCAGCCTGCTGGGCACCGCTGAAGAAATACGCCGGGAAACAATGAAGCGCTTCCCGCTGTAG
- the citX gene encoding citrate lyase holo-[acyl-carrier protein] synthase → MNIFAEGVPQTVQDMAALRDARREQQARLFRLAETDSGHRLNQTLPVNKTVVMFSLVIPGPIKNNRFLEAVFDEGCRAFLDRLVQEQPYTDEKPSGAGSVQTPLIVAYYEDRAPAGCTAFWLLNAHAETVKRQTVALERTHPIGILWDFDVFSAFEQKLSASELGLSSRPCLICGNPAKLCARSRTHSVPEMQAKISKLISVHRRILFDESYSS, encoded by the coding sequence ATGAATATTTTTGCTGAGGGTGTTCCGCAGACCGTACAGGATATGGCAGCCTTGCGAGATGCCCGGCGGGAACAGCAAGCACGGTTATTCCGGCTTGCGGAGACGGATAGTGGGCATCGATTAAATCAAACGCTGCCTGTAAATAAAACCGTGGTGATGTTCTCTCTCGTGATTCCGGGACCGATAAAAAACAACCGCTTTCTGGAGGCAGTCTTCGATGAAGGCTGCCGCGCATTTTTAGATCGGCTCGTGCAGGAGCAACCGTACACGGACGAAAAACCGTCCGGCGCGGGTTCTGTGCAAACACCACTCATCGTGGCATATTACGAAGACCGAGCGCCTGCAGGATGCACTGCATTTTGGCTGCTTAACGCGCACGCAGAAACAGTCAAACGGCAAACGGTAGCATTGGAACGCACGCATCCGATCGGTATATTGTGGGACTTCGACGTTTTTTCGGCGTTTGAACAAAAGCTTTCCGCATCGGAACTGGGACTTTCCTCCCGTCCGTGCCTTATCTGCGGCAATCCCGCTAAGCTGTGTGCACGAAGCAGAACACACAGCGTCCCCGAAATGCAAGCAAAAATTTCAAAACTGATTTCCGTACATCGACGTATATTGTTTGATGAAAGCTACAGCAGTTAA
- a CDS encoding 2-hydroxycarboxylate transporter family protein has protein sequence MDRRRYRILMRKYKEIKSESGKASATLAQVGGGLILSGGFYALGRLFGKVLLPKIFGVAIHPFAYMILFVALVSALGIIPEGLRTGAKKLQSFFTGTLILIIMVGVGADTSLKELLDAITFGNVVIAFLIVVGAILGSAVTGYLVGFYPIDSAITAGLCMANRGGSGDLAVLGASKRMGLMAYAQLSSRLGGGIVLVIGSILFSLLS, from the coding sequence ATGGACAGGCGACGGTACCGTATATTGATGCGCAAATATAAGGAAATTAAGTCTGAAAGCGGGAAGGCCTCTGCAACGCTTGCACAGGTCGGTGGCGGTCTTATTTTATCGGGAGGCTTTTATGCGCTTGGACGGTTGTTTGGAAAAGTACTATTGCCGAAAATCTTCGGTGTTGCTATTCACCCCTTTGCATATATGATTTTGTTCGTCGCATTGGTGAGTGCATTAGGCATCATCCCGGAAGGATTGCGCACCGGTGCAAAAAAACTGCAAAGCTTTTTTACCGGTACCCTCATTTTGATTATTATGGTAGGGGTCGGTGCTGATACTAGCTTGAAAGAATTGTTGGATGCAATCACCTTTGGAAATGTCGTTATCGCCTTTTTAATTGTTGTCGGCGCTATTCTCGGTTCCGCAGTAACGGGCTATCTGGTCGGTTTTTATCCGATTGATTCGGCCATTACCGCCGGGCTTTGTATGGCGAACCGCGGCGGTTCGGGCGACTTGGCGGTACTCGGCGCCTCAAAGCGAATGGGCTTAATGGCCTATGCGCAGCTTTCATCCCGTCTCGGCGGTGGTATCGTGCTGGTTATCGGTAGCATTTTATTTTCGCTGTTATCATAA
- a CDS encoding 2-hydroxycarboxylate transporter family protein translates to MSEKKSLEFFGMPWYVALVTVAVILVAAYTGGLSKDLLGSFALMFAIGLVFYEIGERIPLWNTYIGGGIVLAFIGTAVLVYFNLIPEAYLKSMNTVMDDQDFLSFFIAVLITGSILSLERNILLKSFAGYIPAILGGLVGAAALGVLGGLIFGVSPSLTILKYVLPIMGGGNGGGAVPLSQIYEQVTGQPKTEYYAFAIAVLTIANIFAIITAAVLGKIGEKKPSWTGDGTVY, encoded by the coding sequence ATGAGCGAAAAAAAATCATTGGAATTTTTCGGTATGCCGTGGTATGTTGCGCTTGTAACGGTTGCCGTTATTTTGGTCGCTGCCTATACCGGCGGTCTGTCGAAAGATTTACTCGGTTCATTCGCGTTAATGTTCGCAATCGGTCTGGTATTCTATGAAATAGGCGAACGCATTCCGCTCTGGAATACCTATATCGGCGGTGGCATTGTGCTTGCCTTTATCGGTACAGCGGTGCTGGTCTATTTTAACCTTATACCGGAAGCATATCTTAAATCCATGAATACTGTTATGGATGATCAGGATTTCCTCTCATTCTTTATTGCCGTGCTGATCACCGGCTCTATTTTAAGTTTGGAACGGAATATTCTGCTCAAATCTTTTGCGGGCTATATCCCGGCGATATTGGGCGGGCTTGTCGGAGCCGCCGCTCTCGGTGTTCTGGGTGGGCTGATTTTTGGTGTTTCACCTTCACTGACAATATTGAAGTATGTATTGCCGATTATGGGTGGCGGTAACGGCGGCGGTGCAGTTCCGTTAAGCCAGATTTACGAGCAAGTAACCGGACAGCCCAAGACAGAATACTATGCCTTTGCTATTGCCGTACTGACGATTGCCAATATATTTGCCATTATAACCGCCGCAGTACTCGGTAAAATCGGAGAAAAAAAGCCGTCATGGACAGGCGACGGTACCGTATATTGA
- a CDS encoding triphosphoribosyl-dephospho-CoA synthase: MSLVNKGDTAEGASADRIDRIDKVERADRVCKELSALAVKALLDEAALFPKPGLVDPVSQGAHSDMDFTTLVRSAAALQQGFYECARIGYKSVAPFSAGVRPCTSDSGISAAPAQPIAAAVRKRLRATGLALEKAMFAETRGVNTHKGAIFIFAYLLGAAGLLSGATQLDGIRSVMELTETLCAQVRVLAAGLCSEDMAGVSTKRTLTHGEQVFLQYGCTGIRGEAEAGLPLVQRNVAYLAGLTHLTQRDAYLYTLLHIIAENKDTNVLFRAGSAALRDLQIRCASIVASGATGAALYAAVESLDAYCIERHISPGGSADIFAAVLFCRGLTGA, encoded by the coding sequence TTGAGTTTAGTAAATAAGGGTGATACTGCGGAAGGTGCATCGGCCGATAGGATCGATAGAATCGATAAGGTTGAGAGGGCTGATAGAGTTTGTAAAGAACTCTCAGCCCTTGCGGTGAAGGCGCTGTTGGATGAAGCGGCGCTGTTTCCGAAGCCCGGTTTGGTCGATCCCGTTTCGCAAGGTGCGCATTCGGATATGGACTTTACGACCCTTGTCAGAAGCGCCGCGGCGTTGCAGCAGGGGTTTTACGAATGCGCGCGTATCGGCTATAAGTCCGTCGCGCCGTTTTCTGCTGGGGTGCGGCCGTGCACAAGCGACTCCGGTATTTCCGCCGCTCCGGCTCAACCGATAGCCGCTGCGGTACGGAAACGGCTGCGGGCAACAGGGCTCGCGCTTGAAAAAGCAATGTTTGCTGAAACGCGCGGCGTCAACACCCATAAAGGAGCCATCTTTATTTTTGCATATCTTTTAGGAGCGGCGGGTTTGCTGTCGGGTGCTACACAGCTTGACGGTATCCGCAGCGTAATGGAACTGACGGAAACGTTGTGCGCTCAGGTGCGGGTTCTTGCAGCCGGTTTATGCAGCGAGGATATGGCTGGGGTGAGCACAAAGCGGACGCTGACGCACGGCGAGCAGGTTTTTTTGCAGTACGGCTGCACGGGCATCCGCGGTGAGGCGGAAGCGGGGCTGCCCTTGGTACAACGGAACGTAGCGTACCTTGCCGGACTCACCCATCTGACGCAGCGGGATGCGTATCTCTACACGCTGCTCCATATCATTGCGGAAAACAAGGATACCAACGTGCTGTTTCGGGCAGGTTCTGCCGCATTGCGCGATCTGCAGATCCGCTGCGCTTCTATCGTTGCATCAGGGGCTACCGGAGCTGCGCTCTACGCTGCGGTTGAATCCCTTGACGCCTACTGCATCGAGCGGCATATCAGTCCGGGAGGTTCGGCTGATATTTTTGCCGCAGTGCTATTCTGCCGGGGTCTTACCGGCGCATGA
- the citF gene encoding citrate lyase subunit alpha, protein MKNQAGRDIPDNILSNGKQAYQGAYHFDGTNFQRVARKGYAKLTSSPEDKVVHDLKEAVKRAGLKNGMSISFHHHFRNGDYVVNKVVQAIGELGIKDITIYASSLGEAHDALLPYIEDGTVTGLSSSGVRGKIGEAISHGLFRDVVYIRSHGGRVRAIEAGDIHIDVAFIGAPSADCMGNARGKGGKSNCGVLSYAMVDAQYADKVVVVTDTLVPFPNFPPAIQAIDVDIVAVVDEIGNPAKIASKEVRYTDNPKELMMADYAARFIAHCPNFKDGFSFQAGAGGAALAVVRCLKQYMAEKNYKMSFAIGGITAPIVQLLHDGLIKCVVDAQDFDLPSAESVIDSPGHFEISTSQYANPFNKGAFVNMLDFAVLGALEIDTDFNVNVIVGSDGVVRGAPGGHPDAAAGAKVSIIITPLIRSRIPVVIDKVTTVTTPGETIDVLITEEGIAINPRRTDLIDAMKDSGLPITTIEALRDKAYRISGAPEPVHFDEKVVAVVEYRDGTVLDVIRKTKPFEFSK, encoded by the coding sequence ATGAAAAATCAAGCCGGACGGGACATTCCCGACAATATACTTTCAAACGGAAAACAAGCATATCAAGGTGCCTATCACTTTGACGGCACGAATTTTCAGCGAGTTGCCCGGAAAGGATACGCAAAACTCACCTCATCTCCCGAAGATAAGGTTGTGCACGATCTAAAAGAAGCGGTTAAACGGGCTGGTCTGAAAAACGGAATGAGTATTTCATTCCATCATCATTTTAGAAACGGCGATTATGTGGTGAACAAGGTTGTGCAGGCAATCGGTGAACTGGGCATCAAAGATATTACGATTTATGCAAGCTCGCTGGGAGAGGCACACGATGCGCTGCTCCCTTATATTGAAGACGGTACCGTTACCGGTCTTTCATCCAGTGGTGTACGCGGTAAAATCGGCGAAGCAATTTCGCACGGGCTTTTCCGCGATGTGGTGTACATTAGAAGCCACGGTGGACGGGTGAGAGCAATAGAAGCCGGTGATATTCATATTGATGTTGCGTTTATCGGAGCGCCCAGTGCGGACTGCATGGGGAATGCGCGCGGAAAGGGCGGTAAGTCGAATTGCGGTGTTCTTTCGTATGCGATGGTCGACGCGCAGTATGCGGATAAGGTGGTTGTCGTTACGGACACGTTGGTACCCTTTCCGAATTTCCCGCCTGCTATTCAGGCAATCGATGTCGATATTGTTGCGGTTGTGGATGAAATTGGAAATCCTGCAAAAATAGCCAGCAAGGAAGTCCGCTACACGGATAATCCCAAAGAGCTGATGATGGCCGACTATGCGGCGCGGTTTATCGCACACTGTCCGAATTTCAAAGACGGCTTTTCGTTCCAAGCCGGAGCAGGCGGTGCTGCGTTGGCGGTTGTTCGCTGCCTCAAGCAGTACATGGCGGAAAAGAACTACAAGATGAGTTTTGCCATCGGCGGCATTACCGCGCCGATTGTGCAGCTGCTTCATGACGGATTGATTAAGTGCGTAGTCGATGCTCAGGACTTTGACCTTCCGTCGGCAGAATCTGTTATTGACAGCCCCGGACATTTTGAAATTTCTACGTCGCAGTATGCCAATCCTTTTAACAAGGGTGCATTCGTGAATATGCTTGATTTTGCGGTACTCGGCGCCTTGGAAATTGATACCGACTTTAACGTCAACGTAATTGTCGGCTCGGACGGCGTTGTGCGAGGTGCCCCCGGCGGTCATCCCGACGCGGCGGCAGGAGCAAAGGTCAGCATCATCATTACGCCGCTTATCCGCTCACGCATTCCGGTGGTTATTGATAAGGTTACCACTGTAACTACGCCCGGTGAAACGATTGACGTGCTGATTACGGAGGAAGGCATTGCGATTAACCCGCGCCGTACCGACTTAATCGATGCGATGAAAGACAGCGGGCTACCGATTACTACTATCGAAGCGCTGCGCGACAAGGCGTATCGTATTTCAGGTGCGCCGGAACCGGTTCATTTTGATGAAAAGGTTGTTGCAGTGGTAGAATACCGCGACGGCACCGTGCTCGACGTTATCAGAAAGACAAAACCTTTTGAGTTTAGTAAATAA
- a CDS encoding aldolase/citrate lyase family protein has product MEPNNTKKNRIRRTMMFLNAQRPSLLQDAYIYRSDSLIFDLEDAVAEREKDSARFSLYHALTSIDYQGCEKVVRINGLDTPHYREDIRVCVAAGADTIRIPKCETRDDVLHVAELVSAAEKEYGRAEGSTLLMAAVESPRGVINALAICEASERMMGIALGAGDYIRNLHTVKSDSGVELLGARSQLVIAARAAGIQCFDTAYLDVDNIEGFKREVALIKQMGFDGKSLISPKQIAPVHELYTPTEKEISQAEKIIVQLEENKKKGIGVFTIDGKMVDIALLEGAQRTINYAKASGVYKGAL; this is encoded by the coding sequence ATGGAACCGAATAACACGAAAAAGAACAGGATACGGCGGACGATGATGTTTTTGAATGCGCAGCGCCCCTCTTTGCTGCAGGATGCGTATATTTACCGATCCGACAGCTTGATATTCGACCTTGAGGATGCGGTAGCCGAGCGGGAAAAGGATTCCGCCCGTTTTTCTCTGTACCATGCGCTGACGTCAATCGATTATCAAGGCTGCGAAAAAGTGGTGCGCATCAACGGACTCGACACGCCGCATTATAGAGAAGACATACGGGTATGCGTTGCAGCGGGGGCGGACACGATCCGTATTCCGAAATGTGAAACGCGGGATGATGTGCTGCATGTTGCCGAATTAGTAAGTGCTGCAGAGAAAGAATACGGACGGGCTGAAGGTTCAACCTTGCTGATGGCAGCCGTTGAATCCCCGCGCGGAGTGATCAATGCGCTTGCGATCTGCGAGGCTTCGGAGCGGATGATGGGTATTGCACTCGGTGCAGGGGACTACATCCGCAATCTGCACACGGTAAAGTCGGATTCCGGGGTAGAACTGTTGGGAGCTCGGTCTCAACTGGTGATTGCGGCGCGGGCTGCGGGCATTCAATGCTTCGATACGGCCTACCTCGATGTAGATAATATCGAAGGCTTTAAACGGGAAGTCGCGCTGATTAAGCAGATGGGCTTTGACGGCAAATCGTTGATCAGCCCCAAGCAGATTGCACCGGTGCATGAGCTGTATACACCGACTGAAAAAGAGATTAGCCAAGCGGAAAAAATCATCGTTCAGCTGGAAGAAAATAAGAAGAAAGGAATTGGTGTCTTTACCATTGACGGGAAGATGGTTGATATTGCATTACTTGAGGGAGCACAGCGGACAATCAACTATGCGAAAGCCTCCGGTGTGTATAAAGGAGCGTTGTGA
- the citD gene encoding citrate lyase acyl carrier protein, producing the protein MEILHAATAGTLESSDVQITVLPSGELDVTIESDVIHQYGNHIRQLIMDALQRMGVQRGEIRVIDKGALDCTLEARLETVLHRAADKLVPEKWGK; encoded by the coding sequence ATGGAAATTTTACATGCGGCGACGGCAGGCACGTTGGAATCAAGCGATGTGCAGATAACCGTTTTGCCAAGCGGAGAATTGGATGTCACCATCGAAAGTGATGTGATACATCAGTACGGCAACCATATACGTCAGTTGATAATGGATGCCTTACAACGGATGGGGGTTCAGCGCGGTGAAATCCGCGTCATCGACAAGGGAGCGCTGGACTGTACGCTTGAGGCGCGGCTTGAAACGGTGTTACATCGTGCTGCCGATAAGCTGGTGCCCGAAAAATGGGGCAAGTAG
- the citC gene encoding [citrate (pro-3S)-lyase] ligase → MTYQVRKIFLNDPQQRQQVIDLLESDDLHIDSCLDTTYGLFDEADTLAATASAYKNTLRCIAVRKALQGEGLLPPLMSELIADRNEHGFFNLFIYTKRKAAPFFERLGFYPIVTVADTLVFLENKKNGFEKYLVSLQKTGMYSGTVGAIVMNANPFTIGHYYLVEQAAAAVDHLHLFMVSDDASAIPFAVRERLIKENTAHFKNISYHRTQDYLISSATFPAYFLRDSDEAIALQAALDADIFIAIAHALNITHRFVGNEPFSHVTGLYNRILQDSLPAHGVQLHVIPRKTENGVPISASAARRLLQQEDWTKLAAIVPPATLRFFQSPEGGRIVQSLKQVKDITHY, encoded by the coding sequence ATGACGTATCAGGTAAGAAAAATTTTTTTAAACGATCCCCAACAGCGGCAACAAGTGATCGATCTTTTGGAATCGGATGACCTGCATATTGATTCCTGCCTTGACACGACATACGGGTTATTCGATGAAGCGGACACGCTTGCCGCAACCGCTTCCGCCTATAAAAATACACTGCGCTGCATTGCCGTCCGAAAAGCCCTGCAAGGGGAAGGGTTACTGCCGCCCTTAATGTCAGAACTGATTGCAGACAGGAATGAGCACGGATTTTTCAACCTTTTTATCTATACAAAGCGGAAAGCCGCTCCGTTTTTTGAAAGACTCGGGTTTTATCCTATCGTTACGGTTGCGGATACACTCGTCTTTTTGGAAAACAAAAAGAACGGTTTTGAAAAATACCTTGTCTCATTGCAGAAAACCGGAATGTATTCAGGCACTGTAGGCGCTATTGTGATGAATGCCAATCCTTTTACCATAGGACATTATTACCTTGTCGAACAGGCTGCGGCAGCTGTTGACCACCTGCACCTCTTTATGGTCTCGGACGATGCTTCCGCTATCCCTTTCGCAGTACGAGAGCGGCTGATTAAAGAGAATACCGCTCATTTTAAAAATATTTCGTACCATAGAACCCAAGACTACCTCATATCGTCTGCAACGTTTCCCGCCTATTTCCTCAGAGATTCCGATGAAGCCATCGCTCTGCAAGCCGCCTTGGACGCCGATATTTTTATCGCTATTGCCCATGCACTCAACATTACGCATCGCTTTGTCGGCAATGAGCCGTTTAGCCATGTAACCGGTCTTTACAACCGCATCTTGCAGGATTCGTTGCCTGCGCACGGCGTACAGCTGCATGTTATTCCACGCAAAACCGAAAACGGCGTTCCGATCAGCGCCTCCGCCGCCCGGCGACTGCTGCAGCAAGAAGATTGGACAAAACTGGCGGCTATAGTACCTCCGGCGACACTCCGCTTTTTTCAATCGCCGGAAGGTGGTCGTATTGTGCAAAGCTTAAAACAGGTGAAGGATATTACCCACTATTAA